The following proteins are encoded in a genomic region of Neoarius graeffei isolate fNeoGra1 chromosome 6, fNeoGra1.pri, whole genome shotgun sequence:
- the LOC132888486 gene encoding putative nuclease HARBI1 — translation MAELRAEDQASFHNFLRMPAVMFDELRQRVGPRITKKDTRFRPALDPGMKLALTLRHLASGDSYASQKFAWRVPHNTQSLVVREVCHAILDEYLDEMLTCPSTPEEWKEVADRFYQRWNFPHVLGALDGKHVAIRCPAESGSLYYNYKGFYSIVLLALVDSDYKFLWADLGGLGSASDAQIYNSSELKHGAEEDLLGFPQPIPLPQDTTDVPYFFIGDDAFVLRAYMMKPYSLRGLSQEERIFNYRLSRARRVVENAFGILANRFQVILGTMQHKPETVKLIVKTCLVLHNLMRVRYPTLQNQQLDQPEGPEEDFVPGAWRDGFNMEDTQVVAGPNTVTKEAKKQRNLIKHWVNSSAGTLDWQDRMV, via the coding sequence atggctgAACTCAGAGCTGAAGACCAAGCCTCCTTCCACAACTTCCTGCGCATGCCAGCAGTGATGTTTGATGAGCTGAGACAGAGAGTTGGTCCCAGGATCACCAAGAAGGACACTCGCTTTAGACCGGCCCTCGACCCTGGTATGAAGCTGGCCCTGACTTTGCGACACCTTGCCTCTGGCGACAGCTATGCTTCGCAGAAGTTTGCCTGGAGAGTACCTCACAACACACAGTCACTCGTGGTCAGAGAGGTTTGCCATGCCATACTGGACGAGTACCTGGATGAGATGCTGACCTGCCCCAGTACGCCAGAAGAGTGGAAGGAAGTTGCTGACAGATTCTATCAGAGGTGGAACTTCCCCCATGTCCTGGGAGCACTAGATGGCAAGCATGTGGCCATTAGGTGTCCTGCAGAGAGTGGCTCCTTGTATTACAACTACAAGGGGTTCTATTCCATCGTGTTGCTGGCCCTTGTGGATTCTGACTACAAGTTCCTGTGGGCAGATCTTGGAGGCCTGGGATCAGCATCCGATGCCCAGATCTACAACTCCAGTGAGCTGAAACATGGAGCTGAAGAAGACCTGCTTGGGTTTCCACAGCCTATACCTCTCCCACAAGACACTACAGATGTTCCATACTTCTTCATTGGAGATGACGCCTTTGTCCTGAGAGCCTACATGATGAAGCCCTACAGTCTCCGTGGTCTATCACAGGAGGAGCGCATTTTCAACTACAGACTGTCGAGAGCCAGGAGAGTTGTGGAGAACGCCTTTGGGATCCTTGCCAACAGGTTCCAGGTGATTCTTGGCACTATGCAGCACAAGCCAGAGACTGTGAAGCTGATAGTGAAGACCTGCTTGGTCCTTCACAACTTGATGAGGGTCAGATATCCAACGCTGCAGAACCAACAGCTGGACCAGCCAGAAGGTCCAGAAGAAGACTTTGTGCCTGGTGCCTGGAGAGATGGCTTCAATATGGAAGACACACAGGTTGTTGCAGGCCCCAACACTGTGACCAAGGAAGCCAAGAAGCAGAGGAACCTCATCAAGCACTGGGTCAACTCCTCAGCTGGGACACTGGACTGGCAGGACAGGATGGTGTAG